A stretch of DNA from Candidatus Polarisedimenticolaceae bacterium:
GGGCGCACGGTTTTCCCCGTCTGGCCGATCTGCCGGCCGTACGGGATCCAGCCCGCGTCCACGACCGGCCGCGTCGCGCCGACGACCCCGCCGAGAAGCCCCGCGAGCTCCTCGAGCATCGCGAATCCCTCGGGGCCGCCGATCCCGCGCCCGCCGCCCACGATCACGTCGGCGTATTCGAGGTTCACCTGGTCCTTCGTGTCGGAGGCGATCGTGCGGACGATCTTGAGCGCGACCTCGTCCTCGGTCATCCCGAGCGGCTCGCGGACGATCTCCCCGTCGATCGCGGGGCCCGGCGCCGGCATCGGCAGCACCCGGGGGCGCACCGTCGCCATCTGCGGGCGATGGGTCTTGCAGAGGATCGTCGCCATCAGGTTCCCGCCGAAGGTCGGGCGGGTCGCCGCGAGGATCTTCTTTTCCGGATCGATGGCGAGCTCGGTGCAGTCGGCGGTGAGCCCCGTCCTCACGTGCGTGGCGATCGCGCTGGCGAGGACGCGTCCCATCGTCGTCGCCCCGACGAGGAAGATCTCGGGATGGTGCTTTTTGACGACGTTCGCGACGCCGAAGGCGTAGGGGGTGTTGCGGTAGAGCTCGAGGACCGGGTCGTCGATGAGGTAGACGCGCGACGCGCCGTAACGGAACGCCTCGCG
This window harbors:
- a CDS encoding electron transfer flavoprotein subunit alpha/FixB family protein: MSEAVAKRIWVYVEQEEGRPHPVSWELLAAAHRLAAQLPGSVVEGVVTGHGVEAVAREAFRYGASRVYLIDDPVLELYRNTPYAFGVANVVKKHHPEIFLVGATTMGRVLASAIATHVRTGLTADCTELAIDPEKKILAATRPTFGGNLMATILCKTHRPQMATVRPRVLPMPAPGPAIDGEIVREPLGMTEDEVALKIVRTIASDTKDQVNLEYADVIVGGGRGIGGPEGFAMLEELAGLLGGVVGATRPVVDAGWIPYGRQIGQTGKTVRPKLYIAAGISGALQHRVGVAGSDFIVAINNDPNAPIFQLADVGIVGDLHQVVPELIRQVRAAGGAIV